One Nostoc punctiforme PCC 73102 DNA window includes the following coding sequences:
- a CDS encoding glycosyltransferase, with protein sequence MSSVSISDNSSKFSGNSRSLLKKRTLLFRYLAEINLIFGIWYLQWRVTHSINFDALWISIPLLIAEIYSYFGGVMFVIGLWRPLVRQVKSLDQMTPPLPRSDWPTVDVFVTCYNEPPKIVEETAKAALVMDYPPTKLRVYVLDDGNSADMRAMTERLCIEDLQSPQLQQEANRIDAEHSSLLQRLKELENLTPNTQGAEQWLQTSSSEPVVNQLATEFVQSLRQFILWLPPTHQSISDSPVETLRDRLTTERKALEETIRKKELELLELSRFRYIARPKTPGVAHHAKAGNINYAIFSGQTAGNFIVTLDADHIPKQNFLKRVVPYFYTYNLSTGRYDQNQIAFVQTRQDFYNIPPGDPFGHRANLFYGPLQQGKDGMNAAFYTGTNAILRREALVSVGLQNFADEFAKDEKRLDEFDLVGGVSSNSITEDMNTAMRLHSAGWKSIYHNELLAEGLAPDDLSSTLKQRLRWAQGTIQVLVRENPLTKSGLTFWQRLQYFKTMYSYFSGFATLVFISCPIIYFFTDIVPVKTYGSDFAIHFFPAFIINRLTFLAATWGIPATEVWRSEQYAIALFPLLIQAVWSVFTGQKLNFQVTPKQRQSGIYLRLVWPQLVIFILTILGILWSLYRFAIGHLNNPLVHLLNGAWAIYNLLLLSAIIRASVWQPPK encoded by the coding sequence ATGAGTTCAGTTTCTATTAGTGATAATTCCTCAAAGTTTTCTGGTAATAGTCGCTCATTACTTAAAAAAAGAACGCTGTTATTTCGCTATCTTGCAGAAATAAATTTAATTTTTGGTATCTGGTATTTGCAATGGCGCGTCACCCATTCCATCAATTTTGATGCACTGTGGATCTCTATTCCTTTATTGATAGCAGAAATTTATAGCTATTTCGGCGGTGTGATGTTTGTGATTGGGTTGTGGCGACCTTTAGTGCGACAGGTTAAGTCTCTCGACCAGATGACCCCACCTTTACCCAGATCGGACTGGCCAACAGTAGATGTCTTTGTAACCTGCTACAACGAACCGCCGAAAATTGTAGAGGAAACTGCCAAAGCTGCTCTAGTAATGGATTATCCGCCAACAAAGTTACGAGTTTATGTTCTAGATGATGGTAACTCGGCTGATATGCGGGCTATGACAGAAAGATTGTGTATTGAAGATTTGCAGTCACCACAACTACAACAAGAAGCAAATCGGATTGATGCAGAACACTCTTCTTTATTGCAGCGCCTAAAGGAACTAGAAAATCTCACACCTAATACTCAAGGTGCAGAACAATGGTTGCAAACATCATCATCAGAACCCGTAGTTAATCAGTTGGCTACGGAATTTGTCCAAAGTCTGCGACAGTTTATTCTTTGGCTACCTCCGACTCATCAAAGTATTAGCGATTCTCCTGTGGAGACGCTACGCGATCGCCTCACTACCGAACGGAAAGCCCTAGAGGAAACTATCCGTAAGAAAGAACTCGAACTTTTGGAACTCTCTCGGTTTCGGTATATCGCTCGTCCCAAGACACCTGGTGTAGCACATCATGCTAAAGCAGGCAACATCAATTACGCAATTTTTTCTGGACAAACGGCAGGAAATTTTATTGTTACTCTAGATGCCGACCACATTCCCAAGCAAAATTTTCTGAAGCGAGTTGTACCTTATTTCTATACATATAATCTTTCAACAGGAAGATACGACCAGAATCAAATTGCTTTTGTACAGACTCGCCAGGATTTTTACAATATTCCTCCAGGCGATCCTTTTGGACATCGAGCAAATTTATTTTATGGGCCACTTCAACAAGGTAAAGATGGCATGAATGCTGCGTTCTATACAGGCACAAATGCGATATTGAGACGTGAAGCACTAGTTAGTGTAGGACTGCAAAATTTTGCTGATGAATTTGCCAAAGATGAAAAACGTTTAGATGAATTTGATTTAGTTGGTGGGGTATCAAGTAATAGCATTACAGAAGATATGAATACAGCTATGCGTCTGCATAGTGCTGGCTGGAAATCTATTTATCACAATGAACTTTTGGCAGAAGGTTTAGCGCCAGATGACCTGAGTTCTACTCTGAAACAGCGTCTACGCTGGGCACAAGGAACTATCCAAGTGCTAGTGAGAGAGAATCCATTGACAAAATCAGGGCTAACATTTTGGCAAAGGTTGCAATATTTTAAGACGATGTATAGTTATTTCTCTGGTTTTGCAACTCTGGTGTTTATTTCTTGCCCAATTATCTATTTTTTTACGGACATTGTTCCAGTTAAAACCTACGGGTCTGACTTTGCGATACACTTTTTTCCAGCTTTTATTATCAACCGTCTCACGTTCTTAGCAGCTACCTGGGGCATTCCAGCTACAGAAGTTTGGCGTTCTGAACAATATGCGATCGCTTTATTCCCCCTGCTAATCCAAGCTGTATGGAGTGTGTTCACAGGACAAAAACTCAATTTTCAAGTCACACCTAAGCAGAGGCAGTCTGGTATTTATCTCAGGCTAGTTTGGCCACAGTTAGTTATCTTTATCCTCACTATTCTAGGGATATTATGGAGTCTTTATCGCTTTGCAATTGGTCATCTAAATAATCCTTTGGTTCACCTACTCAATGGTGCATGGGCTATCTATAATTTGTTACTTTTGTCTGCTATCATCCGCGCATCCGTTTGGCAACCTCCAAAATAA
- a CDS encoding PIG-L deacetylase family protein, translating into MNINSDSKNFGQRTVLTIYAHADDEVLPAAGTLSLMSKAGWNIRCLILTDGSLSSSPIKGTRHQEADAAGKIIGATYEFYALEEYNFSTQAVIKVTEEAIRRWQPDLIITHAPQPEKYGHRDHEVCAIAVSNVATRKNITLWYSAPPVFLRGFEPNFFVDITSVIEEKVAAIGCYESEVNKAFMQLDAILVLSRFWARELGQKDGYFEAFEISRQCVDASFFYAIANNHQVIKPS; encoded by the coding sequence ATGAACATTAATTCAGACTCAAAAAACTTTGGTCAAAGAACTGTCTTAACAATTTATGCTCATGCTGATGATGAAGTTCTACCTGCTGCTGGCACTCTCAGTTTGATGTCCAAGGCAGGGTGGAATATTCGTTGCTTAATTTTGACTGATGGCAGTCTTTCCAGTTCGCCTATTAAGGGTACACGTCATCAAGAAGCGGATGCAGCAGGTAAAATCATCGGTGCAACTTACGAGTTTTATGCACTTGAGGAGTACAATTTTTCAACTCAAGCAGTGATTAAAGTTACTGAGGAAGCTATTAGGCGTTGGCAACCGGATCTAATTATTACTCATGCACCACAACCTGAAAAATATGGACATAGAGATCATGAAGTATGTGCGATCGCAGTTTCTAATGTTGCTACCCGCAAAAACATAACTTTGTGGTATTCAGCCCCGCCTGTTTTTTTACGTGGTTTTGAACCCAACTTTTTTGTGGATATTACTTCTGTAATTGAGGAAAAAGTTGCAGCTATTGGTTGTTATGAATCAGAGGTAAACAAAGCATTTATGCAACTTGATGCCATACTGGTTCTATCTCGTTTTTGGGCACGAGAGTTAGGTCAAAAAGATGGTTACTTTGAAGCTTTTGAAATTTCCCGACAATGTGTAGATGCTAGCTTTTTTTACGCAATAGCTAATAATCACCAAGTAATTAAACCCAGCTAA
- a CDS encoding Lin0512 family protein: MARKRLIIEMGMGIDQHGQEPTIAASRAVRNAIAHNALPGVWEVAGLSHPNEMIIEVQVAVPYPEQVREEEVLAVLPFGRKTLTVESGGMIVQGRAIPELNDKNDEMLIAIAAVTVLIENE; encoded by the coding sequence ATGGCGCGTAAACGGTTGATTATTGAGATGGGGATGGGAATAGATCAGCATGGACAAGAACCAACAATAGCAGCATCTAGGGCGGTACGGAATGCGATCGCTCACAATGCCTTACCTGGTGTTTGGGAAGTTGCAGGTTTAAGTCATCCCAATGAAATGATTATAGAAGTTCAAGTAGCAGTGCCATATCCAGAACAAGTTAGAGAAGAAGAGGTACTAGCTGTCCTACCATTTGGTAGAAAAACCCTCACCGTAGAATCTGGAGGGATGATAGTTCAAGGGCGGGCGATTCCCGAACTAAACGATAAAAATGATGAAATGTTGATTGCGATCGCAGCTGTTACAGTTTTGATAGAAAATGAGTAG
- a CDS encoding Crp/Fnr family transcriptional regulator, with product MLSPVVTVSIFQKQPDPKPFSAGEVIFEEGQPGDNMYGILEGTVDILVNGKVVETIDTGEVFGVGVLVGVKNRTYTAIAKVDSKLAFVDEKGFLFAVQETPMFALKVMKSYSERLSRLQHMV from the coding sequence ATGCTAAGTCCTGTAGTAACAGTCAGTATCTTTCAAAAACAACCCGACCCTAAACCATTTTCAGCAGGTGAAGTCATTTTTGAAGAAGGACAGCCTGGCGATAACATGTACGGGATTCTGGAAGGAACAGTGGATATATTAGTCAATGGCAAGGTTGTAGAAACCATTGACACAGGCGAAGTTTTTGGTGTTGGGGTACTTGTAGGAGTAAAAAATAGAACTTACACAGCTATTGCTAAGGTGGACAGCAAACTTGCTTTCGTTGATGAGAAAGGGTTTCTCTTTGCCGTTCAGGAAACACCTATGTTTGCTCTGAAGGTGATGAAAAGTTACTCAGAGCGTCTGAGCCGCTTGCAGCACATGGTTTAA
- a CDS encoding ISAzo13-like element ISNpu10 family transposase (programmed frameshift), whose product MSDKQVVESIQDKYDSLSPYLNEKTRRIWAAIEARSLGWGGVSQVALATGLSRTTIHAGIRLLLDASGEKTSNDDSNRIRSSGAGRKLLEEKDAMLLSDLESLIEPVTLGDPESPLKWTSKSVVKLAAALNIGGHRTSPKSVYNLLESLGYSLQSNRKTRDGSSHPDRDDQFLHISNQVLHFQSQNEPVFQLIYKKKELIGDFKNSGTEWCEKEQPIEVKMHDFVDPKLGKAIPYGIYDLTSNQGWVNVGIDHDTAEFAVESIRHWWYSMGKQVYPSSEHIMITADCGGSNSYRSRLWKLKLQELATDTGKTIHVCHFPPGTSKWNKIEHRLFCHITQNWRGRPLTSLQVVINLIRNTTTTQGLEVEARLDPNLYKTGIKVTDQELDTIAIERNSFHGEWNYIIKPKVVS is encoded by the exons ATGTCTGATAAGCAGGTAGTAGAAAGCATTCAAGACAAGTACGATTCGTTATCGCCTTATTTGAATGAGAAAACACGGCGTATTTGGGCAGCAATTGAAGCCCGAAGCCTGGGCTGGGGAGGCGTGAGTCAGGTTGCGCTCGCAACTGGACTATCCCGGACTACAATCCATGCTGGGATACGGTTATTGTTAGACGCTTCGGGGGAAAAAACCTCGAATGATGATAGTAATCGAATTCGTTCGTCAGGTGCTGGACGTAAACTACTTGAAGAAAAAGACGCAATGCTGCTATCAGATTTAGAATCGCTGATTGAACCAGTGACACTGGGAGACCCAGAATCTCCTCTAAAATGGACTTCTAAAAGTGTTGTGAAACTGGCTGCGGCATTAAACATTGGGGGACATAGGACTAGTCCTAAAAGTGTTTATAACTTACTTGAATCGCTTGGCTACAGCTTACAATCAAATCGTAAAACCCGTGATGGCTCATCTCATCCAGATAGAGATGATCAGTTTTTACATATTTCCAACCAAGTCTTGCACTTTCAATCCCAGAACGAACCCGTATTTCAGTTGAT ATACAAAAAAAAAGAATTAATTGGAGATTTTAAAAATTCTGGAACCGAGTGGTGTGAAAAGGAACAGCCAATTGAGGTGAAAATGCATGATTTTGTTGACCCCAAGTTGGGCAAGGCAATTCCCTACGGAATTTATGACTTAACCTCAAATCAAGGATGGGTAAATGTTGGCATTGACCACGATACCGCAGAGTTTGCAGTCGAGTCTATTCGTCATTGGTGGTACTCAATGGGTAAACAAGTTTATCCCAGCAGTGAGCATATAATGATTACGGCTGATTGCGGTGGTAGCAATAGTTATCGCTCACGATTGTGGAAATTGAAGTTACAAGAATTAGCAACTGATACTGGTAAAACTATTCATGTGTGTCATTTTCCTCCAGGCACAAGTAAATGGAATAAGATTGAGCATCGCTTGTTTTGTCACATTACCCAAAACTGGCGAGGCAGACCATTAACTAGCTTGCAAGTTGTGATTAATCTAATTCGCAATACTACCACCACACAAGGATTAGAAGTTGAAGCTAGATTAGATCCAAATCTCTACAAAACGGGAATCAAGGTTACAGACCAAGAGCTTGATACTATCGCAATCGAACGAAATTCTTTTCATGGTGAGTGGAACTATATTATCAAACCCAAAGTAGTCAGTTAA